One genomic region from Reichenbachiella ulvae encodes:
- a CDS encoding sensor histidine kinase, translating into MKLASAIDYFIHPVHFENSSKLRRARLLIRACWLTSLFSTSYIWMSIIFEYPLGIYLMMFNVVGFLLLPLLVKTRLPLPFTGNIYVAVGAVAVYLLTYYSGGVWSAIYAWIISVPILALLVVNKVSGAFWGFISLGVMVWMGMLAIQGVELPIQYNIAMRTEWYVSIFPGLLLMILFIAFVFEDIQAQALRVLQKKNEVLETQKKTISEQSTKLQKLIDEKENIIRILAHDLKNPLSNISSLTTFLNDEEGSEQQKMFVKMIQQSTNNAENLVHRVLEMDAAGQEDLQIQLQSIDTVGMLSNLVELMQQRANKKNIEIRFSNLAQKAVIDADEIYVSLIFENLISNAIKFSEEGKSVEATLSNDQNNLVITIKDEGPGVKKEEEDQLFKKFSKLSARPTGGESSAGIGLSLVKRYVEMMKGKVWYQPSDQTGAIFKVAFPLSQS; encoded by the coding sequence ATGAAGTTAGCAAGTGCAATTGATTACTTCATCCACCCCGTACATTTCGAAAACTCCAGTAAGTTAAGACGAGCGCGTCTATTGATCAGGGCGTGTTGGCTTACTAGTTTGTTTTCTACCAGCTACATATGGATGAGCATCATATTCGAATACCCTCTTGGGATCTATCTGATGATGTTCAATGTAGTAGGATTCCTTCTTTTACCGCTTTTGGTTAAAACACGGCTACCTCTGCCATTTACCGGTAATATATATGTTGCAGTCGGCGCTGTTGCCGTTTATTTGCTTACCTATTATTCTGGAGGCGTATGGTCTGCTATCTATGCCTGGATTATATCCGTGCCAATCTTGGCCCTTTTGGTTGTCAATAAAGTCTCGGGTGCGTTTTGGGGATTTATTTCGTTGGGAGTGATGGTATGGATGGGGATGCTGGCTATTCAGGGAGTCGAATTACCTATACAGTACAATATCGCGATGCGCACGGAGTGGTATGTGTCAATTTTTCCTGGATTGCTTTTGATGATTCTGTTCATTGCCTTTGTATTTGAGGATATTCAGGCTCAGGCACTAAGAGTCCTTCAAAAGAAAAACGAAGTGCTGGAAACACAGAAAAAGACCATCTCAGAGCAATCTACCAAGCTTCAAAAGCTAATAGACGAGAAGGAAAATATCATCCGAATCCTAGCTCACGATCTGAAGAACCCCTTGTCGAATATTTCGAGTTTGACCACTTTTCTAAATGATGAGGAAGGCAGTGAACAGCAAAAGATGTTTGTGAAAATGATACAGCAATCGACCAATAATGCTGAGAATTTGGTCCATCGCGTATTAGAGATGGATGCTGCGGGTCAAGAAGATCTTCAGATCCAACTGCAGTCCATTGATACGGTTGGCATGCTTTCCAATCTTGTGGAATTGATGCAGCAGCGAGCCAATAAGAAGAATATAGAAATTCGTTTTTCTAATCTCGCCCAGAAAGCCGTAATTGACGCGGATGAGATTTATGTTTCTTTGATATTTGAAAACCTGATCTCTAATGCAATCAAATTTTCTGAGGAGGGTAAAAGTGTAGAGGCTACCCTGTCCAATGATCAAAACAACCTCGTCATTACGATCAAGGACGAAGGTCCTGGGGTGAAGAAGGAGGAGGAAGATCAGTTGTTTAAAAAATTCAGTAAGCTTAGTGCGCGACCCACCGGTGGTGAAAGTTCGGCGGGTATCGGGTTATCTCTAGTGAAAAGATATGTAGAGATGATGAAAGGTAAAGTTTGGTATCAGCCATCAGACCAAACCGGAGCGATATTTAAAGTGGCTTTTCCTTTGAGCCAATCTTAG
- a CDS encoding DUF6989 domain-containing protein, which translates to MEGANIYNPAKKSVVFVLASSGILVGWSWLSSILVWGPVSASIITYLLYASYWLYVLIQKDALILRLLLIGTVAGILELATDDYLVHGIDSLVYPSKELMIWSSPAYMPLAWSNVILQLGFIGVLLTRKLHLILASIVLGIAGGMYIPLYEHLAKDAGWWWYHANTRMVFNAPLYVIICEALISLALPAAVYYASRLTANRSLIIGFLLGIWIYVSALIAFNLVH; encoded by the coding sequence ATGGAAGGAGCGAATATTTACAATCCAGCTAAAAAGAGTGTTGTTTTTGTACTAGCCAGTTCAGGCATATTGGTAGGATGGTCCTGGTTGAGCTCGATTTTGGTATGGGGACCTGTTTCAGCAAGTATCATTACCTATTTGTTGTATGCCTCCTACTGGCTTTATGTTTTGATTCAAAAAGATGCCCTGATCCTACGCCTGCTTTTGATTGGTACTGTGGCAGGGATATTGGAGCTGGCTACAGATGATTATCTGGTGCATGGAATCGACAGTCTTGTGTATCCGAGCAAGGAATTGATGATATGGAGCTCACCAGCCTACATGCCACTGGCCTGGTCCAATGTGATTTTGCAGTTGGGGTTCATAGGTGTATTGTTGACTCGTAAACTTCATTTGATCCTGGCATCCATCGTTTTGGGTATTGCCGGAGGGATGTATATTCCCCTCTATGAGCACCTCGCCAAAGACGCAGGATGGTGGTGGTATCATGCCAATACACGCATGGTATTTAACGCCCCATTGTATGTGATCATCTGTGAAGCTTTGATCTCATTGGCACTGCCTGCTGCTGTCTATTATGCCAGCCGTCTGACAGCCAATCGCTCCTTGATTATTGGGTTCTTATTAGGAATTTGGATCTATGTTAGCGCATTAATTGCATTTAATTTGGTACATTAG
- a CDS encoding oxygenase MpaB family protein: MKAFDIALIDEKLLDEFRLMTDTLADDTVAEIISSGYEAQINQIFALLVQNDSVDPSVFSELEPDLAKTLIGYFEKTAHLPEWADADQLKIGEEVFAKFGPEIFMLLNVASLPMCYTCAHGAEVLYATGRLLSHNKDVDPLARRLMETAQMVVNVMSPGGLDPEGKGLVTIQKVRLIHASIRYFLHHPKNNRQWEVDRLGQPINQEDLAGTLMSFAPVILSGLKHLNVELSVEEQTAYMHCWKVVGYLMGIDERLLPDSYEQGHELAVKILAHQAAPSEAGRALTASCIQFINSMMPIATFDDVPAYMMDYFLTEYAAASGKPLSECIGIQNQGNMKDRLVLKLTQYLVGHIGEIAHWEMVRKISTPFNRLLLEGIIRYYNGGKKVHFFIPPSLKKNWKLEES; the protein is encoded by the coding sequence ATGAAAGCCTTCGATATTGCTCTTATCGATGAGAAACTACTAGACGAATTTAGACTGATGACGGACACTCTGGCCGATGATACAGTTGCCGAGATCATCAGCTCAGGATATGAAGCCCAGATCAATCAAATCTTCGCCTTGTTGGTGCAAAATGATAGTGTTGATCCATCGGTGTTCAGCGAATTAGAACCTGACCTTGCTAAAACCCTAATCGGATATTTTGAGAAGACGGCTCATCTCCCTGAGTGGGCGGATGCCGACCAACTGAAAATCGGGGAGGAGGTCTTTGCGAAGTTCGGGCCTGAGATATTCATGCTGCTCAATGTAGCTTCTCTTCCGATGTGTTATACCTGTGCTCATGGTGCAGAGGTGTTGTATGCCACAGGGCGACTGCTCTCTCACAACAAAGATGTGGACCCACTTGCCCGGAGACTCATGGAGACCGCCCAGATGGTCGTGAATGTGATGTCTCCCGGAGGTCTGGATCCTGAAGGCAAAGGCCTGGTTACGATACAGAAGGTAAGGCTGATTCATGCTTCGATTCGTTATTTTCTTCATCATCCTAAAAACAATAGACAGTGGGAGGTCGATCGACTGGGACAACCCATCAATCAGGAAGACCTGGCGGGTACCTTGATGTCTTTCGCTCCGGTGATTCTATCAGGCTTGAAGCACCTGAATGTGGAACTCAGTGTAGAGGAACAAACTGCTTATATGCATTGCTGGAAGGTAGTGGGCTACCTGATGGGAATAGATGAGAGGCTACTGCCGGATAGTTATGAGCAAGGACATGAGTTGGCGGTAAAGATATTGGCTCATCAGGCGGCCCCTTCCGAGGCTGGCCGGGCTTTGACCGCTTCGTGCATCCAGTTCATCAACAGCATGATGCCAATCGCTACATTCGATGATGTGCCGGCCTACATGATGGATTACTTTTTGACTGAATATGCCGCCGCTTCGGGTAAGCCGCTGAGTGAATGCATCGGCATACAGAATCAAGGCAATATGAAGGATAGACTGGTGCTAAAGCTAACGCAATACCTGGTAGGACATATTGGTGAGATCGCCCATTGGGAGATGGTACGGAAAATATCTACACCCTTCAATAGACTGCTGCTTGAAGGCATCATTCGTTATTATAACGGAGGTAAGAAAGTCCACTTTTTTATTCCTCCATCCTTGAAGAAAAATTGGAAACTGGAAGAATCATAA
- a CDS encoding DUF6702 family protein, which produces MKKYFFLLLSITLCFSKGYSHDLKLGFFQCYQINDNLYLQVKLDREEILEAVMKNGTTTTSGKEDFKMAIFDYVKNRLALSFNDQSSQIQFFLIEYDEDHIHLRGHIKGFDPNQSIKNIAITNTCLIEEVDGQENIVQFDLNNKKRSFRLNKQHIQTEFNY; this is translated from the coding sequence ATGAAAAAGTATTTCTTCTTACTCTTATCGATAACTCTTTGCTTTTCAAAAGGATATAGTCATGATCTAAAGTTGGGCTTCTTTCAATGCTATCAAATCAATGACAATCTGTATCTACAGGTCAAACTGGACAGAGAGGAAATACTGGAGGCAGTCATGAAAAACGGCACTACTACTACCAGTGGAAAAGAAGATTTCAAAATGGCCATTTTCGATTATGTCAAAAACCGTTTGGCTCTTTCATTCAACGATCAATCCAGTCAGATTCAATTCTTTCTGATCGAATATGATGAGGACCACATTCACCTCAGGGGACATATCAAAGGTTTCGATCCCAATCAATCCATCAAAAACATAGCCATCACCAATACATGCCTGATCGAAGAAGTAGATGGACAGGAAAACATCGTCCAATTCGATCTCAACAATAAAAAAAGATCTTTTCGGCTCAACAAACAGCACATACAAACAGAATTTAATTACTGA
- a CDS encoding YHYH protein — MRKTTHLKGLFLGLMLSLTMACEEEEPEIPNNPPTVANAIIDLNLQAGFGEKEITIGSVFTDEDGDELSYTVSSSNPEVVVAQVGSDRLVISEVATGQSTITLTADDGNQGLASDSFLVTVAEVEVNNAPMVKTALEDLELEVGFQTHTLSLSEVFEDVDGDELTLAVSSSNEQVATASLDGTDLNLFEQGEGSTTIEIIAKDPKGESASDSFVLTLVDSSPVVANAPEDLSLTEGFQMQQVDLTDVFSDPTGEGLSYELSSSDEQVATVSILEGAWFIIEQGTGTTDISVVAYNNQQKSASTSFTLTIETQQYTVEEITLNFGNTSGNSLYITYWNVPQDIDGLAIVISDQQSFTALTDGEEPSSSITYLGDGQQVVYLGNQSAEFEILLLQAQTTYYFQVYTYTGDYVWSDAAHTVQNNTTESCGTTSTSISEVCFDYSTPDVRTISSNQYPSHAVGNFPNADPTAIEVTRSFDMNPAQANAVTYVYDETGPPTPSNQNFYQFGMAINGVEFHPMGLKPWTNPNTQEENWEWQAQVSEEGQTHLDAYGAHVTSQGNYHYHGDIVGLANTEDGSKHSQLYGFAGDGFPIYYKYGYVSADDPSSGIKELTSSYQLKSGTRTGTGTAGADYPDGSYDGTYIQDFEYVQGLGDLDECNGRTGVTPEFPNGTYYYVITTDFPVTPNCFVGTPDADWIIGK, encoded by the coding sequence ATGAGAAAGACAACACATCTCAAAGGCCTATTCTTAGGGCTCATGCTCAGCCTTACCATGGCCTGCGAAGAAGAGGAACCAGAAATACCGAACAACCCTCCAACGGTAGCCAATGCCATCATAGACCTGAACTTACAGGCAGGATTTGGAGAAAAGGAAATCACCATCGGTAGTGTTTTTACTGATGAAGATGGAGATGAACTAAGCTATACTGTCAGCAGCAGTAATCCAGAAGTCGTCGTAGCTCAGGTCGGGAGCGATCGCCTGGTGATCTCGGAGGTCGCTACTGGCCAAAGTACCATTACTCTCACCGCTGATGATGGCAATCAGGGATTGGCTTCCGATAGCTTTCTGGTAACAGTGGCTGAAGTAGAGGTCAACAACGCACCAATGGTCAAAACTGCACTGGAAGATCTGGAATTGGAAGTTGGCTTCCAGACCCATACCCTTTCTCTCAGTGAGGTATTCGAAGATGTCGATGGAGATGAATTGACTCTAGCTGTCAGTTCGAGCAATGAACAAGTAGCCACCGCTAGCCTGGATGGAACAGACCTGAACCTATTCGAACAAGGTGAAGGCAGTACAACCATAGAGATCATAGCCAAAGACCCAAAAGGGGAATCGGCTAGTGACAGCTTTGTACTCACGCTGGTTGATAGCAGTCCTGTGGTAGCCAATGCGCCTGAAGACTTAAGCTTAACAGAAGGATTCCAGATGCAGCAGGTAGACTTAACCGATGTGTTCAGCGACCCTACTGGTGAAGGGCTTAGCTACGAGCTCAGCAGCAGTGACGAACAAGTGGCTACTGTTAGCATTCTGGAAGGCGCCTGGTTTATCATCGAACAAGGCACGGGAACAACCGATATCTCGGTAGTGGCTTACAACAACCAACAAAAATCGGCGAGCACCAGCTTCACCCTTACCATCGAAACTCAGCAATATACAGTAGAAGAAATCACGCTCAATTTTGGCAACACCTCTGGCAACAGCCTTTATATCACCTATTGGAATGTGCCTCAAGACATAGATGGGCTGGCCATTGTCATCAGTGATCAACAGTCCTTTACTGCCTTGACAGATGGAGAGGAGCCGTCCTCGAGTATTACCTATCTGGGAGACGGACAACAAGTCGTCTATCTTGGCAATCAGTCCGCAGAATTCGAAATCCTACTTTTACAGGCACAAACCACTTACTACTTTCAGGTCTACACCTATACCGGAGACTATGTATGGAGTGATGCTGCACATACCGTGCAAAACAACACTACGGAAAGCTGCGGCACGACCAGTACTTCTATCAGTGAGGTTTGCTTCGATTATTCCACTCCTGACGTGCGCACGATCAGCTCTAACCAATATCCGAGTCATGCAGTGGGCAACTTCCCCAATGCGGACCCTACGGCCATAGAAGTTACCCGAAGTTTTGACATGAACCCAGCCCAGGCCAATGCTGTGACCTATGTCTATGACGAGACGGGTCCTCCTACTCCTAGTAATCAGAACTTCTATCAGTTCGGGATGGCCATCAATGGCGTAGAGTTTCACCCCATGGGATTAAAACCCTGGACCAACCCTAATACACAAGAAGAAAACTGGGAATGGCAGGCGCAAGTCTCGGAAGAAGGACAGACTCATTTGGATGCCTATGGTGCCCATGTGACCTCTCAGGGCAACTACCATTATCACGGAGATATTGTAGGGTTGGCAAACACCGAAGACGGCAGCAAGCACTCTCAGCTCTACGGTTTCGCAGGAGATGGCTTCCCGATCTACTACAAATACGGGTATGTAAGCGCCGATGACCCAAGTAGCGGCATCAAAGAACTGACCTCCAGCTACCAATTGAAGTCAGGGACGCGTACCGGTACGGGCACAGCAGGTGCTGACTATCCAGACGGCTCCTATGACGGTACCTACATTCAGGATTTCGAATATGTACAGGGGCTGGGCGATCTGGACGAGTGCAATGGCCGCACAGGCGTGACACCAGAGTTTCCTAACGGCACTTACTACTACGTGATCACTACAGATTTCCCCGTCACCCCTAACTGCTTTGTGGGTACTCCGGATGCAGATTGGATCATAGGGAAGTAA
- a CDS encoding energy transducer TonB: MHFIKNITKPKSLVDKLFITCLCLVAPLWVHAQDASYDDIEKTQDEIESIYVNIYRIMDEYPEATFNLDYPNKVQIYGVTDMTDKKQLKTYLLNLETLKSDILNLSNRTGVYYVSETDPKPEMGYKDFYSQLYSELGYPEKAKDRGVEGTIFVKFVVDSDGEISNAIVAEDIEDADEYVINALSKEAKDAILSTSGDWKPATVGGLSVASWVVVPVQFKLKSPYFQPIY, encoded by the coding sequence ATGCATTTTATAAAAAATATAACTAAACCTAAATCATTAGTAGATAAACTGTTCATCACATGTTTATGCCTGGTCGCACCCTTGTGGGTCCATGCACAGGACGCCTCGTATGATGATATAGAGAAAACGCAAGACGAGATTGAGTCCATATATGTGAACATCTACAGAATCATGGATGAGTATCCTGAGGCAACTTTTAACCTTGACTATCCCAATAAGGTTCAAATATATGGGGTGACAGACATGACAGATAAGAAGCAATTGAAGACTTACCTCCTTAATCTAGAAACCTTAAAAAGCGACATCCTCAATCTAAGTAACAGAACAGGAGTATATTATGTATCAGAAACCGATCCCAAACCAGAGATGGGATACAAAGACTTCTATTCTCAGCTATACAGCGAACTTGGCTACCCAGAGAAAGCCAAAGATCGCGGTGTAGAAGGTACTATTTTCGTAAAGTTTGTCGTAGATAGTGATGGAGAAATATCTAACGCCATAGTGGCCGAAGATATCGAGGATGCAGATGAATATGTCATCAATGCCTTAAGTAAAGAAGCGAAAGACGCCATCTTGTCGACTTCTGGAGACTGGAAACCAGCTACAGTAGGTGGATTGTCAGTGGCCTCATGGGTCGTAGTGCCCGTGCAGTTCAAGTTAAAAAGCCCATATTTCCAACCCATTTACTAA
- a CDS encoding outer membrane beta-barrel family protein — translation MKLAALHLLGLLAVSTSSLAQFSIKGRIIDQENSGVTFANVLLLSPADSSLVKGAVTDDKGYYTLANVKQGQYMIQSYLIGYAKSYSDVFSLRDNKQLAMRDIVLSEDSEQLEEVVVKAQKPLYEVELGKMVINVSSSITSSGQSAIDVLEKSPGVTVNRQDNTFALGGKNGVIVLMNGKRSRMPLEAVYQLLSSLNAGDIEKIEIMTVPPAKYDADGDAGFINIVMKSGGNTGTNGTVMLNAGYATGPRLGSSINLSHQREKIGVYGSYSFGYRGRQVLWDNYRENETDLESTKASTEAVRDGKRPSHNYTAGMDYSIGTNTILGLLVSGYDNRLDRQANTDSEFNYSVSEDTLINLDVGEKDNWSHIMGNVNLQHTFNKGQVLTANLDYLVYDNYNRQEYANQYYEGDGTPLNLEENRLTKETPINLWVGKLDYSMDINKKIKAELGVKGTFSALVNDVVFEEKVNGDWQIGSAFTSYADLTEDVYAAYGSLNVELSSKTNMSAGLRYEHTMTYLSTVDESGLVDRNYGNYFPSFFLSHKLNEHNTLQFSYGRRITRPSFNQMAPWVIFHDPYTYFSGNASIYPTMTNSVKAEYSRKSVLFSVQYSHDDNVIMRFQPTLDPATNVMVLTSDNIDTRKTVASNLSFPIALSMWWEMQNNISANWQMIETQLSDQKMKRSQFGFQANTTQIFMLPADFTVELSGFYVSPIINGYFNWLSRGFVNLGVQKDFGSAGTLRFSCNDIFETGQYRWRTTEDATFNFTGRYKYEKRIFLASYTYQFGNNKVQKRKRSVGSSEEMRRVDN, via the coding sequence ATGAAATTAGCCGCACTGCACCTACTGGGATTACTGGCTGTTAGCACTTCCTCACTTGCTCAGTTTTCCATCAAAGGAAGAATCATCGATCAGGAAAATTCCGGAGTTACTTTTGCCAATGTTTTATTGCTGAGTCCTGCAGACTCTTCTCTAGTCAAGGGAGCTGTCACTGATGATAAAGGCTACTATACGCTGGCCAATGTGAAGCAGGGACAGTACATGATTCAGTCCTACCTGATCGGCTATGCCAAATCTTACTCAGATGTGTTTTCTCTTCGTGACAATAAGCAGCTTGCCATGCGAGACATTGTATTGTCTGAAGATTCAGAGCAGCTAGAAGAAGTCGTGGTGAAAGCTCAAAAGCCACTCTATGAAGTAGAGCTGGGCAAAATGGTGATCAATGTGAGTAGCTCAATCACGTCCTCAGGCCAGTCGGCGATCGATGTGTTGGAAAAGTCCCCTGGTGTCACTGTCAACCGTCAGGACAACACTTTTGCGCTGGGAGGTAAAAACGGGGTGATTGTACTGATGAATGGCAAAAGGAGCCGTATGCCTTTGGAGGCGGTCTATCAGTTGCTGTCTAGTCTCAATGCCGGAGATATCGAAAAAATAGAGATCATGACCGTGCCGCCTGCCAAATATGATGCTGATGGTGATGCCGGTTTTATCAACATCGTGATGAAATCTGGTGGCAATACAGGGACCAATGGTACGGTGATGCTGAATGCCGGATACGCTACAGGCCCACGCCTGGGTAGCAGTATCAACCTGAGTCATCAAAGAGAGAAGATAGGGGTCTATGGAAGCTATTCTTTTGGCTATCGCGGACGACAGGTGCTATGGGACAACTATCGCGAAAACGAAACCGATCTAGAGTCTACCAAGGCTTCTACCGAGGCTGTCAGAGATGGGAAGCGCCCTTCACATAATTACACAGCGGGAATGGATTACAGCATCGGAACTAATACCATTTTGGGCTTATTGGTCAGTGGCTATGACAACCGACTCGATCGTCAGGCCAACACGGATTCTGAGTTTAACTACTCCGTATCTGAGGATACCCTGATCAATCTGGATGTGGGCGAAAAAGACAATTGGTCTCACATCATGGGCAATGTCAACCTCCAGCACACCTTCAATAAGGGTCAGGTCTTGACCGCCAATCTCGATTATCTGGTATATGACAACTATAATCGTCAGGAGTATGCCAATCAATATTATGAAGGAGATGGAACTCCTTTGAATCTGGAAGAAAACCGATTGACCAAGGAAACCCCCATAAATCTATGGGTGGGCAAGCTGGATTATTCAATGGATATCAATAAAAAGATCAAGGCTGAATTAGGAGTGAAAGGTACCTTTTCTGCGTTGGTCAACGATGTGGTGTTTGAGGAGAAGGTCAATGGCGACTGGCAGATTGGAAGTGCATTTACCAGCTATGCGGACCTGACGGAAGATGTCTATGCTGCCTATGGTTCTCTCAATGTTGAGCTGAGTAGCAAGACCAATATGTCTGCGGGCCTTCGGTACGAGCATACCATGACCTATCTCAGCACAGTAGATGAATCAGGCCTGGTGGATAGAAACTATGGCAACTATTTCCCTTCTTTCTTTTTGTCTCACAAGCTCAATGAGCATAATACCCTTCAGTTTTCTTACGGTAGACGGATCACCAGACCCTCTTTTAATCAGATGGCACCATGGGTGATCTTTCATGATCCCTACACTTATTTTTCAGGCAATGCCAGCATCTATCCGACTATGACCAATAGCGTCAAAGCAGAATATTCGAGAAAAAGTGTGCTTTTTTCTGTTCAGTACAGTCATGATGACAATGTGATCATGAGGTTTCAGCCGACACTGGATCCTGCGACCAATGTCATGGTGCTGACATCAGATAACATCGATACGCGTAAGACGGTGGCTTCCAATTTGTCCTTTCCGATAGCGCTGAGTATGTGGTGGGAGATGCAAAACAACATCTCCGCCAACTGGCAGATGATAGAGACACAGCTGTCTGATCAAAAAATGAAAAGGAGCCAGTTTGGCTTCCAGGCGAATACCACGCAGATATTTATGTTACCGGCAGATTTTACGGTGGAGTTGTCAGGCTTTTATGTTTCGCCTATCATCAATGGATACTTCAACTGGCTGTCTCGTGGATTTGTTAATCTGGGTGTGCAAAAGGATTTTGGCAGTGCCGGCACCTTACGTTTCTCTTGCAATGACATATTCGAAACTGGCCAGTACCGTTGGAGAACGACCGAAGATGCAACTTTCAATTTTACTGGCAGATACAAATACGAGAAACGTATCTTTTTGGCCTCTTATACTTACCAGTTTGGCAACAATAAGGTGCAGAAGAGGAAGCGATCAGTAGGGTCTTCTGAGGAGATGAGACGCGTCGATAATTAA
- a CDS encoding alpha-amylase family glycosyl hydrolase has translation MTEAVTYEKAVFYEIFVQSFADSNGDGIGDIPGMTSKLDYLADLGIDAIWLMPMNPSPSYHKYDVTDYMGIHPDYGTMDDFKTFINEAHARDIKVIIDFVINHSSSEHSWFLDSKSGPDAEYRDYYVWADKDSIAAEIAKKETSFDSDNIRQWHPVTEEDTVSEHYYGFFYGGMPDFNYDNPKVRQEFYEAGRFWLSEVKVDGFRLDAAKHIYPDDRAEDSHAFWKEFKAEMQKANPDVYLIGEVWSDAKNASPYAAGFTSLFNFDRAFSILESINKGDQKAAQIAGHGYEMNDGVHMADVINESLPWFKNYNPDFLEASFLSNHDQNRVGSVLGGAEDKIKLSAAILMTLPGTPYIYYGEEIGMLGMKPDENIREPMLWDKKAKDSMRTTWMESDYSTDSTVTSVAEQLKDPSSILSLYKELISIKHEDLFSLGDINKIETGAKGVLAFSRSYGDQTAYVYHNLSTKEVDLGDIGEGLQKRFENGAVVMDGSKVTLGSRASLILIRN, from the coding sequence ATGACCGAAGCGGTTACTTACGAAAAAGCTGTCTTTTACGAAATATTCGTGCAGTCTTTTGCCGATTCGAATGGCGATGGGATTGGTGATATCCCGGGCATGACCAGCAAATTGGATTACCTGGCTGATCTCGGTATTGATGCCATCTGGTTGATGCCTATGAATCCATCTCCAAGCTATCACAAGTATGATGTGACGGATTACATGGGGATTCATCCTGACTATGGAACGATGGATGATTTCAAGACTTTCATTAACGAGGCGCACGCCAGAGATATCAAAGTGATCATAGACTTTGTGATCAATCACAGTTCATCTGAGCACTCCTGGTTTTTAGATTCTAAGAGTGGTCCTGACGCGGAATATAGAGATTACTATGTTTGGGCTGATAAGGATTCTATCGCTGCTGAAATCGCTAAAAAGGAAACTTCATTTGATTCGGACAACATTCGCCAATGGCACCCAGTGACCGAGGAGGATACCGTTTCGGAGCACTATTATGGCTTTTTCTATGGGGGTATGCCAGACTTCAACTATGACAATCCAAAGGTGCGTCAGGAGTTTTATGAGGCGGGTCGTTTCTGGTTGTCTGAGGTAAAAGTGGATGGTTTCAGATTGGATGCTGCCAAGCACATTTATCCAGACGACAGAGCAGAGGACAGTCATGCCTTTTGGAAGGAGTTCAAAGCAGAGATGCAGAAGGCCAATCCGGATGTTTACCTGATAGGAGAGGTGTGGTCTGATGCTAAAAATGCTTCGCCATATGCTGCAGGGTTTACTTCTCTGTTCAACTTTGATCGTGCCTTCAGTATTTTAGAGTCTATCAATAAAGGCGATCAAAAAGCGGCTCAAATCGCAGGACATGGCTATGAAATGAACGATGGAGTACACATGGCAGATGTAATTAACGAATCTCTACCCTGGTTCAAAAATTACAATCCTGATTTTTTGGAGGCCAGTTTCTTGAGCAATCATGATCAGAATCGTGTAGGATCTGTATTGGGAGGAGCAGAAGATAAGATCAAGCTGTCAGCAGCGATATTGATGACATTGCCTGGAACTCCTTACATCTACTATGGCGAGGAAATAGGAATGCTGGGGATGAAACCAGACGAGAACATCAGAGAGCCTATGCTTTGGGATAAGAAGGCCAAGGACAGCATGCGTACTACCTGGATGGAGTCTGATTATTCGACAGATTCCACGGTGACATCAGTTGCCGAGCAGTTGAAAGATCCTAGCTCTATTTTGAGTCTTTATAAAGAGTTGATCAGTATCAAGCATGAAGACCTTTTTTCACTTGGAGACATCAACAAAATAGAAACAGGGGCGAAAGGAGTATTGGCATTCTCGCGCAGCTATGGCGACCAAACGGCATACGTCTACCACAACTTATCAACCAAGGAGGTAGACTTAGGAGATATTGGAGAAGGGCTACAAAAGAGATTTGAAAATGGAGCTGTCGTCATGGATGGTTCGAAAGTAACACTTGGCTCAAGAGCCAGTCTAATTCTTATCCGCAATTAG